One stretch of Flavobacterium sp. 9 DNA includes these proteins:
- a CDS encoding rhomboid family intramembrane serine protease, giving the protein MNILDDLKLQYKLGGIAMRVIYWNIACFLVSLVFFYQYSIGQFAFPSWLALSSDPQSFLFRPWTFLTYAFFHDGFFHLLFNMLVLNFASNLFMTFFTQKQYLGLYILGAIFSGVAFALSFYFLNIAGSIVGASAAIMAILVATTTYQPLMNVRLMFFGNVKLWHITAVILVLDLMQFRLDNTGGHISHLAGAIFGFIYIKLLQNGTDLSIIISKTLDFFTNLFRKSPSTPFTKVHKNYKKPTEKVTSRIVTKDKTQQQIDEILDKISQSGYDCLTKEEKEFLFKAGK; this is encoded by the coding sequence ATGAATATTCTTGACGATTTAAAACTACAATATAAATTAGGAGGAATTGCAATGCGTGTCATTTATTGGAACATTGCTTGTTTTCTGGTTTCATTAGTGTTTTTCTACCAATATTCTATTGGTCAATTTGCTTTCCCAAGCTGGTTGGCATTGTCGTCAGATCCTCAATCTTTCTTGTTTAGACCCTGGACATTTTTAACGTATGCATTCTTTCATGATGGATTTTTCCATTTGTTATTTAATATGTTGGTTTTAAATTTTGCCAGTAATTTATTTATGACATTCTTTACTCAAAAGCAATATTTAGGATTGTACATTTTAGGTGCTATTTTTTCGGGAGTTGCTTTTGCTTTAAGTTTTTACTTTCTAAATATTGCAGGTTCTATCGTTGGTGCTTCTGCTGCTATTATGGCAATTTTGGTTGCAACCACAACTTATCAGCCTTTGATGAATGTGCGTTTAATGTTTTTTGGAAACGTTAAGCTTTGGCATATTACGGCTGTAATTTTGGTTTTAGATCTAATGCAGTTTCGTTTGGATAATACCGGCGGACATATCTCGCATTTAGCCGGAGCAATTTTTGGATTTATTTATATTAAGTTGCTTCAAAACGGAACAGATTTGAGCATTATTATTTCCAAAACGCTTGATTTTTTTACAAATCTATTTAGAAAATCCCCATCGACCCCATTCACAAAAGTTCATAAAAATTACAAAAAACCTACTGAAAAAGTGACGTCCCGAATTGTTACGAAAGACAAAACGCAGCAACAAATCGACGAAATTTTAGACAAGATTAGCCAGTCCGGTTATGATTGTCTGACAAAAGAAGAAAAAGAGTTTTTATTTAAAGCTGGAAAATAA
- a CDS encoding rhomboid family intramembrane serine protease: MMNMTPVVKQLLIINIIFFIGSQLVPVSEQFFALFFPESDFFRLWQPLTHMFMHGGIMHIAFNMIAMVSFGSALEHFWGGKKFIFFYISCGLGAALLQIGVNYLQFQSALEPVRGLGLSDATLHQILNVNFSDGSSFRSDLFLEQIKPILEKAGKTNLDDAGFKGLFNASVITQVPMVGASGAIYGLLVAFAFMFPNAELALMFIPVPIKAKYFVPGIIAVDLFLGLKGDSIFGGGGTGIAHFAHIGGAIVGYFMMWYWKKNQFNQNRWN; the protein is encoded by the coding sequence ATGATGAATATGACTCCTGTAGTAAAACAATTATTGATAATTAATATCATATTTTTTATTGGTTCTCAATTGGTACCAGTTTCAGAGCAGTTTTTTGCACTTTTTTTTCCGGAAAGTGATTTTTTTAGATTATGGCAACCCTTAACGCATATGTTTATGCATGGAGGTATTATGCATATTGCTTTTAATATGATCGCTATGGTTTCTTTTGGATCAGCTTTAGAGCACTTTTGGGGAGGTAAAAAATTTATTTTCTTTTATATTTCCTGTGGTTTAGGTGCAGCCTTATTACAAATCGGAGTGAATTATTTGCAATTTCAGTCAGCTTTAGAACCAGTAAGAGGTTTAGGCTTATCGGATGCAACTTTACATCAAATATTAAATGTAAATTTTAGTGATGGTTCTAGTTTTAGATCTGATTTGTTTTTGGAGCAAATCAAACCAATATTAGAGAAGGCTGGAAAGACAAATCTTGATGATGCTGGATTTAAAGGATTGTTTAATGCTTCTGTAATTACTCAGGTTCCAATGGTAGGTGCTTCGGGAGCTATTTATGGACTTCTTGTAGCTTTTGCCTTTATGTTTCCGAATGCAGAATTAGCTCTAATGTTTATACCAGTTCCTATCAAAGCGAAATATTTTGTTCCGGGTATTATTGCAGTAGATTTATTTTTAGGTTTAAAAGGAGATTCTATATTTGGGGGTGGAGGTACTGGGATTGCCCATTTCGCACATATCGGAGGTGCAATTGTTGGGTATTTTATGATGTGGTATTGGAAAAAAAATCAGTTTAATCAAAATCGTTGGAATTAA